In one Alnus glutinosa chromosome 12, dhAlnGlut1.1, whole genome shotgun sequence genomic region, the following are encoded:
- the LOC133852318 gene encoding phosphoribosylaminoimidazole carboxylase, chloroplastic-like isoform X2 translates to MTVLWSGNLQRDRCGVLTIEIEHVDVATLEMLEQQGVDCQPKASTIRIIQDKHLQKVHFSQHAIPLPEFMQIDDLEGARRAGDLFGYPLMVKSKRLAYDGRGNAVAGNEGELSSAVTALGGFGRGLYVEKWAPFVKELAVIVARGRDNSIACYPVVETIHKENICHIVKAPANVTWEIRKRAADVAYRAVSSLEGAGVFAVELFLTGDGQILLNEVAPRPHNSGHHTIESCYTSQYEQHLRAVVGLPLGDPSMKAPAAIMYNILGEDEGEPGFFLAHQLIRRALGIPRATVHWYDKPEIRKQRKMGHVTIVGPSMSDVEQRLKSMLKEEGSDCQSAVTPHVGIIMGSDSDLPVMKDAAKILNMFDVPYEVKIVSAHRTPEMMFTYASSAQERGIQIIIAGAGGAAHLPGMVAALTPLPVIGVPVRASALDGLDSLLSIVQMPRGVPVATVAINNATNAGLLAIRMLGIQDADLLARMSQYQEDTRNGVLTKAEKLEKDGWESYLNP, encoded by the exons ATGACAGTGCTATGGTCCGGGAATTTGCAAAGAG ATAGATGCGGAGTATTAACCATAGAAATTGAACATGTTGATGTTGCGACCCTAGAGATGCTTGAGCAACAAGGAGTGGATTGCCAACCTAAAGCCTCTACTATCCGAATAATTCAG GACAAACATCTCCAAAAAGTTCATTTTTCTCAGCATGCCATTCCACTTCCTGAGTTTATGCAG ATAGATGATCTTGAAGGAGCCAGGAGAGCAGGTGACCTGTTTGGCTATCCTCTTATGGTTAAGAGCAAAAGGTTGGCATATGATGGGCGTGGAAATGCTGTTGCTGGCAATGAAGGGGAACTCTCTTCTGCTGTAACTG CTCTTGGAGGATTTGGTCGTGGTTTATATGTTGAAAAGTGGGCACCTTTTGTAAAG GAGCTCGCTGTCATTGTGGCTAGAGGAAGAGACAATTCTATTGCGTGCTATCCTGTTGTTGAAACCATTCACAA GGAAAACATTTGTCACATAGTCAAGGCACCTGCTAATGTGACATGGGAGATTAGGAAACGTGCTGCTGATGTTGCCTACAGAGCTGTTAGCTCGTTAGAGGGCGCTGGTGTATTTGCAGTAGAATTGTTTTTGACTGGGGATGGTCAG ATCCTGCTAAATGAAGTGGCTCCTAGACCTCACAATAGTGGTCATCACACAATTGAGTCCTGCTACACCTCACAATACGAACAACATTTGCGGGCTGTTGTTGGTCTTCCACTTGGTGATCCATCAATGAAAGCTCCCGCTGCCATCATGTACAATATACTGGGTGAAGATGAG ggTGAGCCTGGTTTCTTTTTAGCACACCAACTAATTAGAAGGGCATTGGGCATTCCAAGGGCTACTGTTCATTGGTATGATAAACCAG AAATACGAAAGCAAAGAAAAATGGGCCATGTCACTATTGTTGGGCCTTCTATGAGTGATGTGGAACAACGTTTAAAATCAATGCTGAAGGAAGAAGGTTCTGATTGTCAGTCTGCAG TAACGCCACATGTTGGGATCATTATGGGCTCTGATTCTGATCTTCCTGTTATGAAGGATGCTGCAAAGATTTTGAATATGTTTGATGTTCCTTATGAG GTGAAAATAGTTTCAGCACACCGGACCCCTGAAATGATGTTTACTTATGCCTCCTCTGCTCAGGAGCGAGGCATTCAGATTATCATTGCTGGTGCTGGTGGTGCAGCCCACTTGCCAG GTATGGTAGCTGCACTTACTCCCTTGCCTGTTATTGGTGTCCCTGTGCGTGCTTCTGCATTGGATGGGCTTGATTCGCTGCTATCCATTGTGCAG ATGCCAAGGGGTGTCCCAGTTGCAACAGTTGCAATAAACAATGCTACCAACGCAGGTTTGCTCGCAATAAGGATGTTGGGGATTCAGGATGCTGACCTACTGGCTAG AATGAGCCAGTATCAAGAAGACACAAGGAATGGTGTCTTGACAAAAGCAGAGAAGTTGGAGAAGGATGGTTGGGAATCTTATCTGAATCCGTAA
- the LOC133852318 gene encoding phosphoribosylaminoimidazole carboxylase, chloroplastic-like isoform X1 translates to MLHQTATADSLFASDLSFRPRLAPPIRPTALSFPMDHGTQEKRLTKQPSKHKNPLLACGAARDSHETSPSLKDDATVHGLSDMIVGVLGGGQLGRMLCQAASKMAIKVMVLDPLENCSASALSYHHMIGSFDDSAMVREFAKRCGVLTIEIEHVDVATLEMLEQQGVDCQPKASTIRIIQDKHLQKVHFSQHAIPLPEFMQIDDLEGARRAGDLFGYPLMVKSKRLAYDGRGNAVAGNEGELSSAVTALGGFGRGLYVEKWAPFVKELAVIVARGRDNSIACYPVVETIHKENICHIVKAPANVTWEIRKRAADVAYRAVSSLEGAGVFAVELFLTGDGQILLNEVAPRPHNSGHHTIESCYTSQYEQHLRAVVGLPLGDPSMKAPAAIMYNILGEDEGEPGFFLAHQLIRRALGIPRATVHWYDKPEIRKQRKMGHVTIVGPSMSDVEQRLKSMLKEEGSDCQSAVTPHVGIIMGSDSDLPVMKDAAKILNMFDVPYEVKIVSAHRTPEMMFTYASSAQERGIQIIIAGAGGAAHLPGMVAALTPLPVIGVPVRASALDGLDSLLSIVQMPRGVPVATVAINNATNAGLLAIRMLGIQDADLLARMSQYQEDTRNGVLTKAEKLEKDGWESYLNP, encoded by the exons ATGCTCCACCAAACGGCAACCGCCGACTCTCTCTTCGCTTCGGATCTCAGCTTTAGACCGCGTTTGGCTCCGCCAATAAGACCAACCGCACTGAGCTTCCCCATGGACCACGGTACCCAAGAAAAGCGTCTAACCAAGCAGCCTTCCAAGCACAAAAATCCACTCTTGGCTTGCGGGGCGGCGCGTGACAGTCACGAGACCTCGCCCAGTTT GAAAGATGATGCAACTGTACATGGACTATCTGATATGATTGTTGGAGTTCTGGGAGGAGGGCAACTGGGTCGTATGTTATGTCAAGCAGCGTCAAAAATGGCCATTAAAGTAATGGTCTTGGATCCGCTCGAGAATTGCTCAGCAAGTGCACTTTCTTATCATCATATGATCGGAAGCTTTGATGACAGTGCTATGGTCCGGGAATTTGCAAAGAG ATGCGGAGTATTAACCATAGAAATTGAACATGTTGATGTTGCGACCCTAGAGATGCTTGAGCAACAAGGAGTGGATTGCCAACCTAAAGCCTCTACTATCCGAATAATTCAG GACAAACATCTCCAAAAAGTTCATTTTTCTCAGCATGCCATTCCACTTCCTGAGTTTATGCAG ATAGATGATCTTGAAGGAGCCAGGAGAGCAGGTGACCTGTTTGGCTATCCTCTTATGGTTAAGAGCAAAAGGTTGGCATATGATGGGCGTGGAAATGCTGTTGCTGGCAATGAAGGGGAACTCTCTTCTGCTGTAACTG CTCTTGGAGGATTTGGTCGTGGTTTATATGTTGAAAAGTGGGCACCTTTTGTAAAG GAGCTCGCTGTCATTGTGGCTAGAGGAAGAGACAATTCTATTGCGTGCTATCCTGTTGTTGAAACCATTCACAA GGAAAACATTTGTCACATAGTCAAGGCACCTGCTAATGTGACATGGGAGATTAGGAAACGTGCTGCTGATGTTGCCTACAGAGCTGTTAGCTCGTTAGAGGGCGCTGGTGTATTTGCAGTAGAATTGTTTTTGACTGGGGATGGTCAG ATCCTGCTAAATGAAGTGGCTCCTAGACCTCACAATAGTGGTCATCACACAATTGAGTCCTGCTACACCTCACAATACGAACAACATTTGCGGGCTGTTGTTGGTCTTCCACTTGGTGATCCATCAATGAAAGCTCCCGCTGCCATCATGTACAATATACTGGGTGAAGATGAG ggTGAGCCTGGTTTCTTTTTAGCACACCAACTAATTAGAAGGGCATTGGGCATTCCAAGGGCTACTGTTCATTGGTATGATAAACCAG AAATACGAAAGCAAAGAAAAATGGGCCATGTCACTATTGTTGGGCCTTCTATGAGTGATGTGGAACAACGTTTAAAATCAATGCTGAAGGAAGAAGGTTCTGATTGTCAGTCTGCAG TAACGCCACATGTTGGGATCATTATGGGCTCTGATTCTGATCTTCCTGTTATGAAGGATGCTGCAAAGATTTTGAATATGTTTGATGTTCCTTATGAG GTGAAAATAGTTTCAGCACACCGGACCCCTGAAATGATGTTTACTTATGCCTCCTCTGCTCAGGAGCGAGGCATTCAGATTATCATTGCTGGTGCTGGTGGTGCAGCCCACTTGCCAG GTATGGTAGCTGCACTTACTCCCTTGCCTGTTATTGGTGTCCCTGTGCGTGCTTCTGCATTGGATGGGCTTGATTCGCTGCTATCCATTGTGCAG ATGCCAAGGGGTGTCCCAGTTGCAACAGTTGCAATAAACAATGCTACCAACGCAGGTTTGCTCGCAATAAGGATGTTGGGGATTCAGGATGCTGACCTACTGGCTAG AATGAGCCAGTATCAAGAAGACACAAGGAATGGTGTCTTGACAAAAGCAGAGAAGTTGGAGAAGGATGGTTGGGAATCTTATCTGAATCCGTAA
- the LOC133851984 gene encoding uncharacterized protein LOC133851984, giving the protein MDRSLIHYIDEECKQFDDPSLREWKMALKADYRILCHVLKKYKDVDKVEDVDKVEDVDAAVTRNSAVAVVGSNMVVLAVSTEDKLASNIIKTVDLNNTGDIVVQPEDMGDAPNLKTKILRKHLGARLACAGDVGHTVQEAIKNYKHSHPYPVPTSPQLVAWKVAEAHPCSRAIIVGIDPYTTEPKLFAVDTGRRVRECNTWAIGKGFQDRNKFLSAHKEYYLSKDIGSEDYKDGLVRLAIRALIEVCEIERANMEVTVITSMNGVEQLEQNKITEFIGKIRRVITSNEKKSKELDLPLQRKKNEASNASAETQTVDEVAAAPLQPPPNAS; this is encoded by the exons ATGGACCGCTCTTTGATTCATTACATTGACGAGGAATGCAAGCAGTTTGACGACCCATCGCTAAGGGAGTGGAAGATGGCATTGAAGGCAGATTATCGTATATTATGTCATGtgttgaaaaaatataaagatgTGGACAAAGTTGAAGACGTAGACAAAGTTGAAGACGTAGACGCCGCTGTGACTAGAAACTCAGCAGTCGCAGTTGTGGGCAGCAACATGGTTGTCCTTGCCGTCTCGACTGAAGACAA ATTGGCTTCAAACATTATCAAAACAGTTGATTTAAACAATACAGGAGATATTGTAGTCCAGCCTGAAGACATGGGAGATGCTCCTAACCTAAAAACGAAAATTCTACGCAAGCATCTAGGAGCTAGACTCGCTTGTGCAGGAGATGTGGGACATACTGTCCAAGAGGCaatcaaaaattataaacatagcCATCCGTATCCAGTTCCAACTAGCCCACAATTGGTGGCTTGGAAAGTTGCTGAAGCCCATCCGTGTTCACGGGCTATAATTGTCGGGATTGATCCCTACACTACGGAACCAAAGTTGTTCGCAGTAGATACCGGCAGGAGAGTCCGAGAGTGCAACACTTGGGCAATTGGGAAGGGATTTCAAGATAGGAATAAATTCCTTAGCGCCCATAAAGAGTACTATTTATCAAAAGATATTGGAAGTGAGGACTATAAGGACGGACTGGTGAGGCTTGCAATCCGTGCATTGATTGAG GTTTGTGAAATTGAGAGAGCGAACATGGAAGTTACCGTCATAACTTCAATGAATGGGGTGGAACAACTTGAGCAAAACAAGATTACTGAATTTATTGGCAAGATAAGGAGAGTAATTACGAGCAATGAGAAAAAGAGCAAAGAACTGGACCTGCCCctgcaaaggaaaaaaaatgaagcatcCAATGCATCAGCGGAAACTCAAACTGTTGACGAGGTAGCAGCAGCCCCACTTCAGCCACCACCAAATGCATCCTAA
- the LOC133852318 gene encoding phosphoribosylaminoimidazole carboxylase, chloroplastic-like isoform X3 produces the protein MGHVTIVGPSMSDVEQRLKSMLKEEGSDCQSAVTPHVGIIMGSDSDLPVMKDAAKILNMFDVPYEVKIVSAHRTPEMMFTYASSAQERGIQIIIAGAGGAAHLPGMVAALTPLPVIGVPVRASALDGLDSLLSIVQMPRGVPVATVAINNATNAGLLAIRMLGIQDADLLARMSQYQEDTRNGVLTKAEKLEKDGWESYLNP, from the exons ATGGGCCATGTCACTATTGTTGGGCCTTCTATGAGTGATGTGGAACAACGTTTAAAATCAATGCTGAAGGAAGAAGGTTCTGATTGTCAGTCTGCAG TAACGCCACATGTTGGGATCATTATGGGCTCTGATTCTGATCTTCCTGTTATGAAGGATGCTGCAAAGATTTTGAATATGTTTGATGTTCCTTATGAG GTGAAAATAGTTTCAGCACACCGGACCCCTGAAATGATGTTTACTTATGCCTCCTCTGCTCAGGAGCGAGGCATTCAGATTATCATTGCTGGTGCTGGTGGTGCAGCCCACTTGCCAG GTATGGTAGCTGCACTTACTCCCTTGCCTGTTATTGGTGTCCCTGTGCGTGCTTCTGCATTGGATGGGCTTGATTCGCTGCTATCCATTGTGCAG ATGCCAAGGGGTGTCCCAGTTGCAACAGTTGCAATAAACAATGCTACCAACGCAGGTTTGCTCGCAATAAGGATGTTGGGGATTCAGGATGCTGACCTACTGGCTAG AATGAGCCAGTATCAAGAAGACACAAGGAATGGTGTCTTGACAAAAGCAGAGAAGTTGGAGAAGGATGGTTGGGAATCTTATCTGAATCCGTAA